From the genome of Penaeus monodon isolate SGIC_2016 chromosome 16, NSTDA_Pmon_1, whole genome shotgun sequence, one region includes:
- the LOC119583051 gene encoding putative uncharacterized protein DDB_G0290521: MSPLDMFLTMYLVRYVVCDVRDAALCGVVSLREINARDNQRSSVRPHLQTHWRPRVHLHTKVPPRPQNTQIPTLKDTTTPTKVPPRPQNTQIPTLKDTTTPTKVPPRPQNTQNPTHKDTTTPTKVPPRPQNTQNPTHKDTTTPTKLALQVPMLHISTQRYPATLGTG; encoded by the exons ATGTCGCCCCTTGATATGTTCCTCACCATGTATTTAGTTCGCTATGTTGTATGTGACGTTCGAGATGCCGCTCTTTGCGGTGTGGTGTCGCTGCGTGAAATCAATGCACGTGACAATCAGCGGTCGTCTGTCAGGCCTCATTTGCAGACTCATTGGCGTCCGCGAGTCC atTTACACACAAAGGTGCCGCCACGCCCACAAAACACGCAGATTCCCACACTCAAAGATACCACCACGCCCACAAAGGTGCCGCCACGCCCACAAAACACGCAGATTCCCACCCTCAAAGATACCACCACGCCCACAAAGGTGCCACCACGCCCACAAAACACGCAGAATCCCACACACAAAGATACCACCACGCCCACAAAGGTGCCGCCACGCCCACAAAACACGCAGAATCCCACACACAAAGATACCACCACGCCCACAAAG CTGGCGTTGCAAGTCCCAATGTTGCATATTTCAACCCAACGCTACCCTGCAACACTGGGCACAGGTTAA